ACACCAATTCCGAGGACATTGGCGATCACCGTTTTTGGTGAAATGGATGTCTCAGTGATCGATGAAATGCCGGCTGGCCGTAAGATAATTGAAACTTATTGGGCCAAACATGAAATGCTTGAGCGGGTACTCTCGTTCATGGAAAAAGAACTGGCAAAAGGAAGACAAGCGTATGTGATCTGTCCATTGATCGAGGAGTCGGATAAATTGGATGTCCAGAATGCGATTGATGTTCACAGCACGTTGAGTTTCTATTTTAAGGAACGTTATCTTGTAGGCTTAATGCATGGACGGCTCCATTCAGAAGATAAAGACCAGGTCATGAAGGCATTCAGTGAAAATGAAGTCCAGGTGCTTGTATCTACTACTGTCGTTGAAGTAGGTGTGAATGTTCCGAATGCTACAGTAATGGTGATTTATGATGCAGAAAGATTTGGACTGGCGCAGCTTCACCAGCTAAGAGGCCGGGTTGGACGCGGCAGTGACCAATCTTATTGCATTTTGCTCGCCGACCCCAAAAGTGAAGTTGGAAAAGAGCGCATGAAAATCATGTCTGAGACGAATGATGGCTTTGTTCTTAGTGAAAAGGATTTAGAGCTGCGAGGACCTGGCGATTTCTTCGGCAAAAAGCAAAGCGGGCTGCCTGAATTCAAAGTAGCAGACATGGTCCATGATTATCGTGCACTTGAAACTGCCAGGAATGATGCATCATTGCTGGTCAAGTCAGAAGCTTTTTGGCAAAGTGAAAAATATCGTTCATTGCGGGAGTATCTGGCGGAGTCTGGAGCCCTTGCGAATGAAAAATTGGATTGATTACATCCAATCTATTTATATTTAGTAGAATGATAGAGCGGGAGGCAGTGATCTGCTTCCTTTTTTAATGGACTTGTAAAGGCTGAATTTTGAATTATATAACCTGTTGATTATAATGGAAGGCGCGCAGACTCCGGCGGGCGCAGCTGGTCAGGTGAGTCCCGCAGGAGCAAAGAAAAGAGGAGACTCAGCGGAAAGTGAGACAGCTGCAAAGTCAGCCTTTTTAATAAATATATTTCTTCTTGCAATCTTTTTTTATTATATATATACTACTATTAGTACCTAGTCTTAATAGCTCGGGCGGTGTTTTATAGATGAAACGCAATAAAAAAGATCGGCAGTCAATGTTGACTGAAACGATAAAAGAAAATCCATTTATAACAGATGAGGAGCTGGCTGAGAAATTTGCTGTCAGCATCCAGACTATAAGGCTGGACAGACTCGAATTGTCGATTCCTGAACTAAGGGAGCGAATCAAGAACGTTGCTGAAAAACGTTTTGAAGACGAAGTCCGTTCATTGCCGCTGGAAGAGGTTATTGGAGAAATCATTGATATTGAGCTTGACCAAAGTGCAATATCAATACTTGATATAAAAAGGGAACATGTTTTTAAAAGGAATAAAATTGCCAGAGGGCACCACTTGTTTGCTCAGGCGAATTCTTTGGCGGTGGCTGTGATTAACGATGAGCTGGCGCTGACAGCAAAATCAAATATCCAGTTTACAAGATCCGTAAAAGAAGGTGAACGGGTCATCGCCAAAGCAAGGGTCACGAACATAGATAATGAAAATGGCCGGACAATAGTAGAAGTAATGAGTTATGTGAACAATGAGCTTGTCTTCAAAGGTGAGTTTGAAATGTACAGATCAAATAATGATAAGTAAGGGATGAAAAGCGATGAGGCTTGCAGTAGATGCTATGGGCGGAGACAATGCACCAAAAGAGATTGTCCTCGGAGCAATGAAAGCAGTAGATAATTTCAAAGACATACATATTCTTCTTGTGGGTGATGAAAAAAAAATCAGGGAGCATTTGACGAATGAAGAAAGAATAGAAATCCTTCATACGGAAGAGGTCATCCTAGGTACAGATGAACCAGTCAGGGCTGTTCGCCGGAAAAAAACCGCATCAATGGTTCTTGCGGCACAGCAAGTAGCAGACGGGAATGCCGATGCATGTATTTCTGCCGGAAACACAGGGGCTCTCATGGCAGCGGGATTGTTCGTAGTTGGCCGGATCAATGGAATTGAAAGGCCAGCTCTTGCGCCAACACTTCCTACCATTGGCGGAGAGGGTTTCTTGCTGCTTGATGTAGGTGCTAATGCTGATGCTAAGCCGGAGCATCTCGTTCAATATGCGATTATGGGATCCATCTACAGTGAGAAGGCAAGAGGGATAGAAAGACCGCGGGTTGGTTTGCTTAATATCGGTACAGAAGAGAAGAAGGGGAATGAGTTAGTCAGGAGTACCTTCGAATTACTGAAAGAGGCTGACATCAACTTTATCGGAAATGTAGAATCGAGGGATTTACTGGATGGTGTGGCAGATGTTGTCGTGGCTGACGGATTCACCGGCAATATGGTGCTGAAGACAATTGAAGGAACCGCCATGTCAGTATTTAAGATGCTGAAAACCGCTCTGACTTCCAGCTTGAAGAGCAAGATGGCTGCAGCTGTTCTGAAGCCTGATCTTGCTCAGTTGAAAAATAAAATGGATTATACGGAGTATGGTGGTGCAGGTTTGTTTGGTTTAAAGGCCCCGGTCATAAAGGCACACGGATCATCGGATGCGAATGCAGTATTCAACTCAATCCGACAGGCTAGAGAAATGGTTGAAAAGGATGTATCTGGCACCATCAGGACGGCAGTAGAGAGACAAGAAGACGTCATTCAATAGAATCATAAAATAATACGTAAAAGGGGAATCTTTCATGGGAAAAATCGCGTTTTTGTTTCCAGGGCAGGGGTCACAGACAGTTGGCATGGGACAGGCACTGGCTCAATCAGAGCAAACAGTCTCGGAAACTTTTAAAAAAGCGGATGAAGTCCTTGGGGAGTCTTTGAGCAAATTGATTTTTGAAGGCCCCCAGGACAAACTGACACTTACAACTAATGCGCAGCCTGCACTGCTGACGACCAGCATTGCCATCCTCAGATATTTCAGCCGGTTCGGTATTAAACCTGATTTCACCGCCGGCCACAGCCTGGGAGAATATTCAGCACTGGTAGCATCTGATGCGATTTCTTTTGAGGATGCTGTGTATGCTGTCCGTAAACGTGGAGAACTCATGGAAGAAGCAGTGCCGAATGGCGAAGGCACGATGGCAGCTGTTCTTGGGATGGATCGAGAAAAACTTCAGGATGTGACCGAGACGGTATCTGCCGGCGGAAGTGCTGTTCAGCTTGCTAACTTGAATTGCCCCGGGCAAATTGTCATCTCTGGTTCCAGAAAAGGAGTGGAAGAAGCTTCTGCACAAGCAAAGGAAGCTGGAGCGAAAAGAGTGATTCCTTTGGATGTAAGCGGGCCATTTCATTCTTCGTTAATGAAGCCGGCAGCAGAGAGATTTGAGTCAGTATTGGATACTGTTACTCTCAAGGATGCATCGATCCCAGTGATCGGCAACGTGACTGCTGAACCAATTACTGAAGCAGCGGAGATCAAAAAGAGACTGATAGAGCAGCTTTACTCTCCTGTATTATGGGAAGACTCCGTAACGAAAATGCTTGAACTTGGTGTCGATACTTTCGTAGAAATTGGTCCTGGAAAGGTGTTGTCAGGTCTCGTTAAGAAAGTGAACCGCTCTGCAAGGACATTCGCAATCTATGACGCAGAAACTTGTGCAGCGGCCGTTGCCGCATTGAAGGAGGAAGAGGAATGAGACTAGAAGGTAAAACAGCACTCGTAACAGGGGCTTCACGTGGAATCGGAAGGGAAATCGCATTGGAACTTGCCAGGGAAGGTGCTTCAGTTGCTGTCAACTATGCGGGCAGCGAAGCAAAAGCACTTGAAGTGGTGGATGAGATCAAAGCTATGGGCCGGGATGCTTTTGCGATTCAGGCAGATGTTTCCAGCTCCGACTCAGTCACTGATATGGTCAAGGAAACGGTTGAACGCTTCGGAAAGCTTGACATACTTGTGAATAATGCGGGTATAACAAAAGATAACCTTTTGATGAGAATGAAAGAGTCCGAGTGGGATGATGTCATTAACATCAATTTGAAGGGTGTTTTCCTTTGTACAAAAGCTGTCACGAGACAAATGATGAAGCAGAGAAATGGCCGGATCATTAACATTTCTTCGATTGTGGGTGTCAGTGGAAACCCTGGTCAAGCTAACTATGTCGCGGCAAAATCAGGAGTGATTGGACTGACGAAAACAACAGCGAAGGAACTTTCCTCAAGAGGAATCACGGTGAATGCCATTGCACCAGGATTCATCACGACAGACATGACAGATAAGCTCAATGAAGACGTCAAGGCGGAAATGCTGAAGCAGATTCCATTGGCACGTTTTGGGGGGCCAAAGGATATTGCCCGGACTGTTATTTTCCTTGCATCTGAAGACGGTGCCTATATGACAGGGCAAACCCTCCATGTGGATGGCGGCATGGTCATGTAAACGTTCAGCATTGCTGAGCATCTTCAGGATCATGAAAATAAAAATTATTGCAGCCATTTATTAATTATATAAAATCATCTATAATGGCTTGAGGGGAGGTGAACGAGCATGGCAGACGTTTTAGAACGCGTAACAAAAATTATTGTTGACCGTTTGGGAGTAGATGAGTCTCAAGTAACTTTAGAAGCATCTTTTAAAGATGATCTTGGTGCTGATTCCCTTGATGTTGTTGAATTAGTTATGGAACTGGAAGACGAATTCGACATGGAAATTTCCGACGATGACGCTGAAAAAATCGGTACAGTTGGTGACGCTGTGAACTACATAAATAACCAAGCGTAATTTCTATTTACTGAAAAGCTCCGTTTATAAAAAACGGGGCTTTCTTCTGTAAAAAAGCTCTTGTCTTTTCTGAATTGCTTTTTACATAAAGTTCTTTATTTGTTTTTCTCGATTGCTTCGTGCTCTTTCCAAGATACATTCCAGTTAGTAATAACGGAATAAGCCGGAAGAAGGAAGGAATCTGCTGGAATTACTTCAAGTTTTTTTGCTTTATGGACATTATTTTTTGTAAACTGTTAGTAGTCTGTAATGAATTGCGGTTGGATTGAAAAAATGCGATTCATAATTAACAGCTTTAAATTATGAGCAAGGTGGAATAAATCATGCGCAACAATGGAAGAGAAAGAGAAAAGAAGAATATCCGCGCAAAGGACCAAAAATTCAGAGAATTCCAGGACAGAATCGGGATTCATTTTGAGAGTGACAAGCTATTAAAACAAGCTTTTACACATTCATCCTATGTGAATGAGCATCGCAGGAAACCCCATGAGGATAATGAGAGACTTGAGTTTCTCGGGGACGCTGTTTTGGAACTGACTGTATCTCAATTTTTATTTAAAAAATATCCGATGATGAGCGAGGGAGAATTGACCAAGCTGCGGGCAGCTGTAGTTTGTGAGCCGTCACTCGTTGCGTTTGCCAATGAGTTAGTCTTTGGAGAGTTGGTTTTACTCGGCAAGGGAGAAGAAATGACAGGCGGAAGAACGAGGCCTGCACTTCTGGCAGACGTTTTTGAGGCATTCATTGGTGCATTGTACCTGGATAAAGGAATTGATACAGTCACTACATTTCTTGAAGAAATTGTATTTCCAAAAATCAATGCCGGTGCTTTTTCTCATGTGATGGATTTTAAGAGCCAGC
The nucleotide sequence above comes from Mesobacillus jeotgali. Encoded proteins:
- the fapR gene encoding transcription factor FapR, whose amino-acid sequence is MKRNKKDRQSMLTETIKENPFITDEELAEKFAVSIQTIRLDRLELSIPELRERIKNVAEKRFEDEVRSLPLEEVIGEIIDIELDQSAISILDIKREHVFKRNKIARGHHLFAQANSLAVAVINDELALTAKSNIQFTRSVKEGERVIAKARVTNIDNENGRTIVEVMSYVNNELVFKGEFEMYRSNNDK
- the plsX gene encoding phosphate acyltransferase PlsX; this encodes MRLAVDAMGGDNAPKEIVLGAMKAVDNFKDIHILLVGDEKKIREHLTNEERIEILHTEEVILGTDEPVRAVRRKKTASMVLAAQQVADGNADACISAGNTGALMAAGLFVVGRINGIERPALAPTLPTIGGEGFLLLDVGANADAKPEHLVQYAIMGSIYSEKARGIERPRVGLLNIGTEEKKGNELVRSTFELLKEADINFIGNVESRDLLDGVADVVVADGFTGNMVLKTIEGTAMSVFKMLKTALTSSLKSKMAAAVLKPDLAQLKNKMDYTEYGGAGLFGLKAPVIKAHGSSDANAVFNSIRQAREMVEKDVSGTIRTAVERQEDVIQ
- the fabD gene encoding ACP S-malonyltransferase, encoding MGKIAFLFPGQGSQTVGMGQALAQSEQTVSETFKKADEVLGESLSKLIFEGPQDKLTLTTNAQPALLTTSIAILRYFSRFGIKPDFTAGHSLGEYSALVASDAISFEDAVYAVRKRGELMEEAVPNGEGTMAAVLGMDREKLQDVTETVSAGGSAVQLANLNCPGQIVISGSRKGVEEASAQAKEAGAKRVIPLDVSGPFHSSLMKPAAERFESVLDTVTLKDASIPVIGNVTAEPITEAAEIKKRLIEQLYSPVLWEDSVTKMLELGVDTFVEIGPGKVLSGLVKKVNRSARTFAIYDAETCAAAVAALKEEEE
- the fabG gene encoding 3-oxoacyl-[acyl-carrier-protein] reductase, which translates into the protein MRLEGKTALVTGASRGIGREIALELAREGASVAVNYAGSEAKALEVVDEIKAMGRDAFAIQADVSSSDSVTDMVKETVERFGKLDILVNNAGITKDNLLMRMKESEWDDVININLKGVFLCTKAVTRQMMKQRNGRIINISSIVGVSGNPGQANYVAAKSGVIGLTKTTAKELSSRGITVNAIAPGFITTDMTDKLNEDVKAEMLKQIPLARFGGPKDIARTVIFLASEDGAYMTGQTLHVDGGMVM
- a CDS encoding acyl carrier protein: MADVLERVTKIIVDRLGVDESQVTLEASFKDDLGADSLDVVELVMELEDEFDMEISDDDAEKIGTVGDAVNYINNQA
- the rnc gene encoding ribonuclease III, which translates into the protein MRNNGREREKKNIRAKDQKFREFQDRIGIHFESDKLLKQAFTHSSYVNEHRRKPHEDNERLEFLGDAVLELTVSQFLFKKYPMMSEGELTKLRAAVVCEPSLVAFANELVFGELVLLGKGEEMTGGRTRPALLADVFEAFIGALYLDKGIDTVTTFLEEIVFPKINAGAFSHVMDFKSQLQELVQRDAAGSLEYRIMKEIGPAHSREFESRVYLNGQELGTGTGRSKKEAEQHAAQMALEKLKAHIEAAPEQDS